From the genome of Nitrosomonas sp., one region includes:
- a CDS encoding YdbL family protein — protein sequence MINRPKYYFLLLFFLIFVLIPLTGLAQANLEVNTPAITSIKQSMQNRHGQLAEYYNSGAVGLTKDGLITIRDANAVPLAKRQLVNTLVSAENQDRNALYREIARANNHPEWEPKIRSTFGQRWTNMARPGWWYQKNGNAWAQK from the coding sequence ATGATCAATCGCCCAAAATATTATTTTTTGTTATTGTTTTTTCTGATATTTGTTTTGATTCCATTAACAGGCTTGGCGCAGGCTAATCTTGAGGTCAATACACCAGCCATAACGAGCATAAAACAGAGTATGCAAAATAGACATGGCCAACTTGCTGAATACTATAATAGTGGCGCAGTGGGTTTAACCAAAGATGGCCTGATTACGATTCGAGATGCGAATGCTGTGCCACTGGCAAAACGGCAGTTAGTCAATACGCTTGTATCCGCTGAGAATCAGGATAGGAACGCGCTTTATCGTGAGATAGCGCGTGCAAACAATCATCCTGAATGGGAACCCAAGATACGATCAACGTTTGGGCAGCGCTGGACTAATATGGCCAGACCGGGTTGGTGGTATCAAAAGAATGGCAATGCATGGGCGCAAAAATAA
- a CDS encoding anhydro-N-acetylmuramic acid kinase, which yields MSGTSLDGIDAVLVDFKPQPPSIHKTFFLAFDAVFKSELLALHDAGHDELNKAALASIQLAQLYAQAVNSLLIDCAIIPKDVIAIGCHGQTVRHHPENDKHYSIQLVNAALLVELTGITVVTDFRSRDLAAGGQGAPLVPAFHKAMFMDSSHHRVIVNIGGIANLTNLDPGNIVSGFDCGPGNILMDAWCLQHTEQPFDNNGQWSATGQIIPALLDKFLSNDFFSCPPPKSTGRDLFSSEWLRSHLQGNESPEDVQATLMQLTVLSIANSIQEYYPTSTEVYLCGGGAHNLQIVQHLKSVLSNKKVSITDELGVAVDWVEAFAFAWLARQTILRQPGNITSVTGARGDRILGAIYPA from the coding sequence ATGTCCGGCACGAGTCTGGATGGTATTGATGCGGTATTGGTTGATTTCAAACCTCAACCCCCTTCGATACACAAGACTTTCTTTCTTGCCTTTGACGCAGTATTTAAATCTGAACTATTGGCACTGCACGATGCCGGGCATGACGAACTCAATAAAGCAGCACTGGCCAGCATTCAATTAGCGCAGTTATACGCGCAAGCCGTTAACAGCCTTCTGATTGACTGTGCCATTATCCCTAAAGATGTAATTGCAATCGGGTGTCACGGACAGACTGTCCGCCATCATCCCGAAAACGATAAACACTATTCCATACAGCTCGTCAATGCAGCATTATTGGTCGAGCTGACCGGAATAACCGTAGTCACGGACTTCAGAAGTCGTGACCTTGCCGCAGGCGGCCAAGGCGCGCCTCTAGTACCTGCTTTTCACAAAGCCATGTTCATGGATTCATCACATCATCGTGTTATTGTCAATATTGGCGGTATCGCCAATTTAACCAATCTTGATCCAGGAAACATCGTAAGCGGTTTTGACTGTGGTCCCGGAAATATATTAATGGACGCATGGTGCTTACAGCACACAGAACAACCATTTGATAACAATGGCCAATGGTCAGCAACAGGTCAAATAATCCCTGCCTTGCTTGATAAATTTCTTTCGAACGATTTTTTTTCCTGTCCACCGCCGAAAAGTACCGGAAGAGATCTGTTTAGTTCAGAATGGCTGAGAAGCCATTTACAGGGAAATGAATCCCCTGAAGATGTTCAAGCGACTTTAATGCAACTTACTGTTTTATCAATAGCAAATTCAATACAGGAATATTACCCGACGTCTACTGAAGTATATTTATGTGGCGGCGGTGCACATAATTTACAAATAGTACAACATTTAAAAAGCGTGCTTTCTAACAAAAAAGTTTCAATAACCGACGAGCTCGGCGTAGCTGTAGACTGGGTCGAGGCCTTCGCTTTCGCCTGGCTCGCACGGCAAACAATACTCAGACAGCCTGGAAATATAACATCGGTTACCGGTGCTCGCGGTGACCGGATACTGGGTGCCATCTATCCAGCATAA
- a CDS encoding M23 family metallopeptidase, whose amino-acid sequence MQFVPIRSKSRILAQKPSRLTKKTLRWLIVLSTVPLFGFVTAFGIAPHSSSLQDIHIEEVVRDLYLPEIRPELKSGSGESYWRQEVIRRGDTIAAILDRLNVNQQDKLDFLREARDSRAMRQLNPGKIIHAQTTADGSLLMLRYFFGKEELFLMEKTDQALKMTEQRIELESQIQMKSGTVNSTLFAATDRAGIPSNAAAQMIDIFASDIDFHRDLRKGDRFTIVYETLLDNNGEFAKTGKVLAVEFVNNNKTYQAVYFQSSNGDFGYYTPAGESLRKAFLKAPLEFSRISSGFTNARFHPVLKKWRAHKGIDYAAPTGTPVQATANGTVAFAGTQRGYGKLIVLKHTGTYETAYGHLSGFAKGLANGARIKQGDIIGYVGMTGMATGPHLHYELRVDGVQRDPSKIILPTAPPIAKKDIPAFENETQSLVARLDIMRNLHLASLN is encoded by the coding sequence ATGCAATTTGTGCCAATTCGCAGCAAATCAAGAATTCTAGCTCAAAAACCATCCCGTCTGACCAAAAAAACACTTCGCTGGTTAATCGTTTTATCAACTGTTCCATTATTTGGATTTGTCACTGCATTTGGTATAGCACCTCATTCATCTTCCCTTCAGGATATTCATATTGAAGAAGTTGTTCGTGACTTATATCTTCCGGAAATACGACCAGAACTGAAATCCGGTTCAGGTGAATCATACTGGCGACAAGAAGTCATTCGGCGCGGCGATACGATAGCAGCAATTCTTGATCGGTTGAATGTCAATCAACAGGACAAATTGGATTTTTTACGTGAAGCCCGGGATAGTCGCGCAATGCGCCAATTAAATCCGGGAAAAATTATTCACGCACAGACAACCGCAGATGGCAGTCTGCTGATGTTGAGATATTTCTTCGGAAAAGAAGAACTATTTTTGATGGAAAAAACAGATCAAGCGCTCAAGATGACCGAGCAAAGAATTGAGCTTGAATCTCAAATACAAATGAAATCCGGAACAGTGAATAGCACATTGTTCGCCGCAACTGATCGTGCAGGCATACCCAGCAACGCCGCCGCCCAAATGATTGATATATTTGCTTCCGATATCGATTTCCACCGGGATTTACGTAAAGGTGATCGCTTTACAATTGTTTATGAAACCTTGCTGGATAACAATGGAGAATTTGCCAAAACGGGCAAGGTTTTAGCTGTTGAATTCGTCAATAATAACAAAACATATCAGGCGGTATATTTTCAGTCTTCAAACGGCGACTTTGGTTATTACACACCAGCAGGTGAGAGCTTGCGCAAGGCTTTTCTGAAAGCACCACTCGAATTCTCCCGAATCAGTTCCGGTTTTACCAATGCACGTTTCCACCCTGTTCTTAAGAAATGGAGAGCGCATAAAGGTATTGATTATGCCGCGCCAACAGGTACACCGGTCCAGGCGACTGCAAACGGCACGGTAGCTTTTGCCGGCACGCAAAGAGGATATGGCAAACTCATCGTCCTTAAACACACCGGTACATACGAAACAGCCTACGGACATTTATCCGGTTTTGCAAAAGGACTGGCCAATGGAGCGCGTATCAAACAAGGCGATATTATTGGATATGTCGGCATGACGGGCATGGCGACCGGTCCGCACCTGCATTATGAATTGCGCGTTGACGGCGTACAGCGGGATCCGTCAAAAATCATTCTGCCAACAGCACCGCCGATTGCCAAAAAGGATATACCGGCTTTCGAAAACGAGACACAATCTCTAGTTGCAAGACTGGATATCATGCGCAACCTTCATCTCGCATCGTTAAACTAA
- a CDS encoding polymer-forming cytoskeletal protein: MFGKNKKTKLHNHIDTLIGANTQIKGDICFSGGLRVDGHIMGNVTAEELEQSTLVLSDAGEIEGKIQVANVIINGTVTGPIHAFKYLELQGNAQIHGDVYYGSIEVKLGASVDGKMIHQDKLQPEKMVTLIPAASE; the protein is encoded by the coding sequence GTGTTTGGAAAAAATAAAAAAACCAAACTACACAATCATATTGATACATTGATAGGGGCGAATACCCAAATTAAGGGTGATATTTGCTTTAGCGGTGGTTTGCGGGTTGATGGACATATTATGGGTAATGTTACTGCAGAAGAGCTTGAGCAAAGTACATTGGTACTCAGTGATGCGGGGGAAATTGAAGGAAAAATTCAGGTAGCCAATGTTATCATCAATGGAACGGTAACCGGACCTATTCATGCGTTTAAATATCTTGAGCTTCAGGGAAATGCTCAGATACATGGAGATGTATATTATGGTTCGATAGAAGTAAAATTGGGTGCGTCTGTGGACGGAAAAATGATTCATCAAGATAAACTTCAGCCAGAAAAAATGGTCACATTAATACCTGCAGCTTCCGAGTAA
- the rplM gene encoding 50S ribosomal protein L13: MKTFSAKPHEVQHDWFVIDATDKVLGRLASAIAHRLRGKHKAIYTPHVDTGDYIIVINVDKLRVTGNKAEDKKYYRHTGYPGGIYETNFKKMHARFPGRPLEKAVKGMLPKGPLGYAMIKKLKLYAGDMHPHAAQQPQPLEIRA; the protein is encoded by the coding sequence GTGAAAACATTCTCAGCCAAACCACACGAAGTACAGCATGATTGGTTTGTAATTGATGCAACAGATAAAGTGCTTGGGCGTCTTGCCTCAGCAATTGCGCATCGCTTGCGTGGCAAGCATAAAGCCATATATACACCACATGTTGATACCGGTGATTACATTATCGTGATTAATGTTGACAAACTCCGTGTTACCGGTAACAAAGCGGAAGACAAGAAATATTATAGGCATACCGGATACCCTGGTGGTATATATGAAACCAATTTCAAGAAAATGCATGCGCGATTTCCTGGCAGGCCGCTAGAAAAAGCAGTCAAAGGCATGTTGCCTAAAGGGCCGCTCGGATATGCCATGATTAAGAAACTCAAGCTGTATGCGGGTGATATGCATCCTCATGCAGCACAGCAACCACAACCCCTTGAAATAAGGGCTTAA
- the rpsI gene encoding 30S ribosomal protein S9: MSNQYNYGTGRRKNAVARVFIKPGTGSIIVNNKPVDEYFSRETGRMIVRQPLELTEHLTTFDIMVNIHGGGESGQAGAVRHGITRALINYDAELKPALSKAGLVTRDAREVERKKVGLRKARRRKQFSKR, translated from the coding sequence ATGAGCAACCAATATAATTATGGAACCGGTCGACGCAAAAATGCGGTAGCCCGTGTTTTTATCAAGCCTGGAACAGGTTCAATTATTGTTAATAACAAGCCTGTTGATGAATATTTCTCACGTGAAACGGGCCGTATGATTGTTCGTCAGCCGCTTGAGCTTACAGAGCATTTGACAACGTTTGATATTATGGTAAATATTCATGGTGGCGGTGAATCAGGACAGGCAGGCGCTGTACGTCATGGTATTACACGTGCTTTAATCAATTATGATGCCGAGCTAAAACCAGCTTTGAGCAAAGCTGGCCTTGTGACACGTGATGCGCGTGAAGTCGAAAGAAAAAAAGTTGGTCTGCGAAAAGCAAGGCGGCGCAAACAATTCTCCAAACGTTAA
- a CDS encoding Bax inhibitor-1/YccA family protein, with protein MNQNYQTIGRRSRARTGIEINKVLRNTYLLLSMTLLFSGFTAAISMAMNMPPMTYLISVIGGMVIAMFVLPRFAHSTAGIGIVFLVTGLLGFGLGPILSMYASLPNGGNIIMLSLGGTGVIFMGLSAYVLATRKDFSFLGGFLMVGFLLVLVAAVANIFLAIPAMSLMISAVVIMLMSGFILHDTSRIIHGGETNYILATIGLYMTIFNIFISLLQILGIMGGDD; from the coding sequence ATGAATCAGAACTATCAAACAATTGGCAGAAGATCACGGGCACGAACAGGCATTGAAATCAACAAAGTATTACGTAACACGTATTTGCTGCTTTCAATGACATTACTCTTCAGTGGTTTTACTGCTGCAATTTCAATGGCGATGAATATGCCACCGATGACTTATTTGATTTCAGTTATCGGCGGTATGGTAATTGCGATGTTTGTTTTGCCGCGTTTCGCGCACTCTACAGCAGGTATTGGCATTGTTTTCCTGGTTACAGGCCTATTAGGGTTTGGGCTTGGGCCGATATTAAGTATGTATGCGTCTCTCCCTAATGGCGGTAACATCATCATGTTGTCGCTTGGCGGTACGGGTGTCATTTTTATGGGGCTGTCAGCATATGTACTGGCAACACGTAAGGATTTCAGTTTTCTCGGTGGTTTTTTAATGGTCGGCTTCTTGCTGGTATTGGTCGCTGCGGTTGCTAATATCTTTTTGGCAATTCCGGCTATGTCACTGATGATTTCTGCTGTCGTAATCATGTTGATGAGTGGCTTTATTCTGCATGATACCAGTCGCATTATTCATGGCGGCGAGACCAATTATATTCTGGCAACAATCGGCTTGTATATGACAATTTTTAATATCTTCATCAGTCTGTTACAAATTCTGGGTATTATGGGTGGTGATGATTGA
- the erpA gene encoding iron-sulfur cluster insertion protein ErpA: MSTETGIPAKESIPILFTENAANKVKQLIVEEGNQALKLRVFVSGGGCSGFQYGFIFDELINEDDMVMEKNGVQLLVDAMSFQYLIGAEIDYREDIQGAQFVIKNPGASSTCGCGSSFSV, encoded by the coding sequence ATGTCGACTGAAACTGGTATCCCTGCAAAAGAAAGTATTCCCATTTTATTTACCGAGAATGCTGCAAACAAAGTCAAGCAGTTGATCGTTGAAGAGGGTAATCAAGCGCTAAAGCTGAGAGTCTTTGTCAGCGGTGGGGGGTGCTCTGGTTTTCAGTATGGATTTATTTTTGATGAACTAATCAACGAGGATGATATGGTCATGGAGAAAAATGGTGTCCAATTGCTTGTTGATGCGATGAGCTTTCAATATCTGATTGGCGCTGAAATCGACTATCGTGAAGATATACAAGGCGCGCAGTTTGTAATCAAAAATCCAGGTGCTTCGAGTACGTGTGGCTGTGGTTCCTCGTTCTCGGTTTGA
- the argC gene encoding N-acetyl-gamma-glutamyl-phosphate reductase gives MINVGIVGGTGYTGVELLRFLAQHPEVNITAITSRGEAGMEVAELFTSLRGYVDLKFSDPAKSKLDKCDLVFFATPNGIAMKQANALINAGVKIIDLAADFRIKDVNEWEKWYGMQHDCPDLVAEAIYGLPEINRRQVKNARLVANPGCYPTAVQLGFLPLLESEIVDLNHLIADVKSGVSGAGRKAEVHTLLAEASDNFKAYGVPGHRHLPEIKQGLSAIARKPVDLTFVPHLVPMIRGIHATLYARLTKKRKVDLQALYEKRYAKEPFVDVLPEGKHPETRSVRGSNICRIAVHRPQNSDTVVILSVTDNLVKGAAGQAVQNMNIMWGFPETLGINQVPLVP, from the coding sequence ATGATCAATGTAGGTATCGTTGGTGGAACTGGCTACACTGGTGTAGAACTGCTTCGTTTTCTGGCTCAGCACCCTGAAGTCAATATTACAGCTATAACATCACGTGGTGAGGCAGGTATGGAAGTTGCCGAACTTTTTACCAGTTTGAGAGGCTATGTCGATCTCAAGTTCAGCGATCCTGCCAAGTCAAAGCTTGACAAGTGCGATCTGGTATTCTTTGCAACGCCGAACGGTATTGCCATGAAACAGGCAAATGCTTTGATAAATGCCGGTGTGAAAATAATAGATCTGGCTGCAGATTTCCGGATTAAAGATGTGAATGAATGGGAGAAATGGTATGGCATGCAGCACGATTGTCCGGATCTGGTTGCAGAGGCCATTTACGGATTACCCGAAATAAATCGTCGTCAGGTAAAGAATGCGCGATTGGTTGCCAACCCGGGATGCTACCCGACAGCTGTGCAACTGGGCTTCTTGCCATTGCTCGAATCAGAAATTGTTGATCTCAATCACCTCATTGCAGATGTAAAATCAGGTGTTTCCGGTGCCGGTAGAAAGGCTGAAGTGCATACGCTGCTTGCAGAAGCATCTGATAATTTCAAGGCTTATGGTGTTCCGGGTCATCGCCATCTCCCTGAGATCAAGCAAGGTTTATCTGCGATTGCGCGCAAACCGGTTGACCTTACGTTTGTCCCGCATTTGGTGCCCATGATTCGTGGAATTCATGCGACACTTTATGCCCGTTTAACCAAAAAAAGAAAAGTTGATTTGCAGGCTTTGTACGAGAAACGTTATGCAAAAGAACCCTTTGTGGATGTTTTGCCTGAGGGAAAACATCCTGAAACACGGTCAGTACGTGGTTCGAATATTTGTCGCATCGCGGTTCACCGGCCGCAAAACAGTGATACAGTAGTGATTCTTTCTGTAACCGATAATCTGGTTAAAGGTGCTGCCGGACAGGCGGTTCAGAATATGAATATTATGTGGGGTTTTCCTGAGACGCTTGGCATCAATCAAGTTCCTTTGGTGCCTTAG
- a CDS encoding glutamine--tRNA ligase/YqeY domain fusion protein: MKDESKKKSQKVNASEPAVSNFIRSIINEDNRAGKWQGRVETRFPPEPNGYLHIGHAKSICLNFGIAQEYNGVCHLRFDDTNPEKEAQEYVDAICENVRWLGFDWREHLYYSSDYFDQLYSFAEYLINQGKAYVDSQSAEEIREQRGTLTSPGENSPCRERPVAESLDLFRRMKAGEFADGSHVLRARIDMTSPNINMRDPVIYRIRHVHHQRTGNKWCIYPMYDYTHCISDAIENITHSLCTLEFEDHRPLYDWVLNQLEGKVPCHPQQIEFARLNLTYTVMSKRKLIELVENKLVDGWDDPRLSTLSGIRRRGYTPRSIHLFSERIGVSKADSWIDMGVLEDCLREDLNECAPRRIAILKPLKLIIDNYPDDREEECFAPNHPNKPDWGKRTIPFSKTVYIERDDFMEEPVKGFYRLSPGTEVRLRYAYIVKCVQIDKNKQGEIETIHCVYDPDTKSGTDGATLRKVKGNIHWLSARHAQQAETRLFDRLFTDPNPDSGDKDYKKLLNSNSKTIINAYIEPALCDVAPEQSFQFERNGYFIADSIDSKPGKPVFNRAVTLRDSWGKIANT, encoded by the coding sequence TTGAAAGACGAATCAAAAAAAAAATCTCAGAAAGTTAATGCATCAGAACCCGCCGTTTCAAATTTTATTCGCAGCATTATTAATGAAGATAACCGTGCCGGCAAATGGCAGGGACGTGTAGAAACACGTTTTCCACCGGAACCCAATGGTTATCTACATATTGGTCATGCCAAAAGTATTTGCCTGAATTTTGGCATCGCACAGGAATACAATGGCGTATGCCATTTACGTTTTGATGATACCAATCCTGAAAAAGAAGCGCAGGAATATGTCGATGCCATTTGTGAAAATGTCCGCTGGCTTGGCTTTGACTGGAGAGAACACCTTTATTATTCCTCGGATTATTTCGATCAACTCTATTCATTTGCAGAATATCTGATTAATCAAGGCAAGGCGTATGTTGACAGCCAATCAGCCGAGGAAATTCGCGAACAACGGGGCACACTGACAAGCCCTGGCGAAAACAGTCCATGCCGTGAACGACCTGTTGCTGAGAGCCTTGATTTGTTTCGGCGCATGAAAGCCGGCGAATTCGCCGATGGCTCACATGTATTACGTGCCAGAATTGACATGACATCACCGAATATCAATATGCGCGACCCGGTTATCTACCGCATCAGACATGTCCATCACCAGCGCACAGGCAACAAATGGTGTATTTATCCCATGTATGATTACACCCATTGTATTTCAGATGCAATCGAAAACATCACCCATTCTTTATGTACACTCGAATTTGAAGACCACCGTCCGCTTTACGACTGGGTATTGAATCAACTGGAGGGCAAAGTGCCCTGTCACCCGCAACAGATAGAATTTGCCCGTTTGAATCTGACCTATACTGTCATGAGCAAGCGCAAACTCATCGAATTGGTAGAAAACAAACTTGTGGATGGCTGGGATGATCCGCGCCTTAGCACCTTGTCTGGGATACGCAGACGCGGATACACGCCCCGTTCAATACACCTGTTTTCCGAACGTATCGGTGTCAGCAAAGCTGATTCCTGGATTGATATGGGCGTACTGGAAGATTGTCTGCGAGAAGATCTTAACGAATGCGCACCGCGCCGCATCGCCATATTGAAACCATTAAAGCTGATTATCGATAATTATCCTGATGATCGGGAAGAAGAATGTTTTGCACCCAATCATCCCAATAAACCGGATTGGGGAAAACGCACCATACCGTTCTCAAAAACCGTGTATATCGAACGGGACGACTTTATGGAAGAGCCTGTCAAGGGATTCTATCGCCTCTCCCCCGGAACGGAGGTGCGTCTGCGCTATGCATATATTGTGAAATGTGTGCAAATCGACAAAAACAAACAAGGTGAAATTGAAACCATACACTGCGTGTATGACCCTGATACCAAAAGCGGGACAGATGGCGCAACCTTACGCAAAGTAAAAGGAAATATTCATTGGTTATCGGCCAGACACGCGCAGCAAGCTGAAACCCGTCTATTCGACCGCCTGTTTACCGATCCCAATCCGGACAGTGGCGACAAGGATTACAAAAAATTGCTCAACTCGAATTCAAAAACAATCATTAATGCCTATATCGAACCGGCGCTATGCGATGTCGCCCCAGAGCAGTCTTTTCAATTTGAACGAAATGGATACTTTATCGCGGACAGTATTGACAGCAAACCGGGAAAGCCTGTATTTAACCGGGCAGTCACGTTACGCGATTCCTGGGGAAAGATTGCCAATACTTGA